The following coding sequences lie in one Lolium perenne isolate Kyuss_39 chromosome 2, Kyuss_2.0, whole genome shotgun sequence genomic window:
- the LOC127335081 gene encoding sugar transport protein MST1: protein MPGGAFLLNGRDMPDYGGALTVPVVVTCLMAASGGLIFGYDIGISGGVSEMESFLKKFFPDLVKAKPRAGKDVYCMYNNQALTAFTSSLYAFGMVGTLVASRVTRRVGRQAIMLIGGSMFLVGALVNAGAANLAMLIVGRMLLGLGLGFSGQATPVYLAEMSPPRWRGRFISAFPLFISIGYLVATVINTGTSKIPVWGWRLSLGLAAVPAAVMVVGAALITDSPSSLVLRGKNDHARAALQRVRGKGVDIDAEFSDILAAVEHDTRNEEGAFRRILRREYRPYLVMAVAFPVFLNLTGVTVTAFFSPILFRTMGFGSDAALMGAVILGLMNIGGVVASGFAMDRYGRKLLFMIGGAVMFTCQVAMASIVGSQLGNGSKMAKGYAVAVLVLTCFFSASFSWSWGALFWTVPGEIYPVEVRSAGQGTAVALNLCLNFVQAQCFLAMLCCFKYGIFIFYACWLVVMTAFAMALVPETKGVPLDSMGHVFARHWYWGRFLKDHKFGNEQST, encoded by the exons ATGCCCGGTGGCGCTTTCCTGCTAAACGGCCGCGACATGCCGGACTATGGCGGCGCCCTGACCGTCCCCGTGGTGGTGACCTGCCTCATGGCGGCCTCCGGCGGCCTCATCTTCGGCTACGACATTGGCATCTCAG GGGGAGTgtcggagatggagtctttcctgAAGAAGTTCTTCCCGGACTTGGTGAAGGCGAAGCCGCGCGCGGGCAAGGACGTGTACTGCATGTACAACAACCAGGCGCTCACGGCCTTCACCTCGTCGCTCTACGCGTTCGGCATGGTGGGCACGCTGGTGGCGAGCCGCGTCACCCGGCGAGTCGGGCGCCAGGCCATCATGCTCATCGGCGGCAGCATGTTTCTCGTCGGCGCGCTCGTCAACGCCGGCGCTGCCAACCTCGCCATGCTCATCGTGGGGCGGATGCTGCTCGGCCTGGGCCTCGGGTTCTCCGGCCAGGCCACGCCGGTCTACCTCGCCGAGATGTCGCCGCCGCGGTGGCGTGGCAGGTTCATCTCCGCGTTCCCTCTGTTCATCAGCATCGGTTACCTCGTCGCCACCGTGATCAACACCGGCACTTCGAAGATCCCTGTCTGGGGCTGGCGCCTGTCCCTGGGCCTCGCGGCGGTGCCGGCCGCGGTGATGGTGGTTGGAGCCGCGCTCATCACGGACAGCCCGAGCAGCCTCGTCTTGCGCGGGAAGAACGACCATGCCCGCGCTGCGCTCCAGCGTGTGCGCGGCAAGGGCGTGGACATCGACGCGGAGTTCAGCGACATACTAGCCGCCGTGGAGCACGACACGCGGAACGAGGAGGGCGCGTTCCGAAGGATCCTGCGGCGGGAGTACAGGCCGTACCTGGTGATGGCCGTGGCCTTCCCCGTGTTCCTGAACCTGACAGGAGTGACCGTGACGGCCTTTTTCTCGCCGATACTTTTTCGGACGATGGGGTTCGGGAGCGACGCCGCGCTGATGGGCGCCGTCATCCTCGGCCTGATGAACATCGGGGGCGTCGTCGCCTCGGGCTTCGCCATGGACCGCTACGGCCGGAAGCTGCTCTTCATGATCGGCGGCGCAGTCATGTTCACTTGCCAG GTTGCAATGGCGAGCATCGTGGGGTCGCAGCTCGGGAACGGGAGCAAGATGGCCAAGGGGTACGCGGTGGCGGTGTTGGTCCTGAcctgcttcttctccgccagcttcAGCTGGTCCTGGGGCGCGCTCTTCTGGACCGTCCCCGGCGAGATATACCCCGTCGAGGTGCGGTCGGCCGGGcagggcacggcggtggcgctcaACCTTTGCCTCAACTTCGTGCAGGCGCAGTGCTTCCTCGCCATGCTCTGCTGCTTCAAGTACGGCATCTTCATCTTCTACGCGTGCTGGCTCGTCGTTATgactgccttcgccatggcgctcgTGCCGGAGACCAAGGGCGTGCCGCTCGACTCCATGGGACACGTCTTCGCGCGACACTGGTACTGGGGCAGGTTCCTCAAGGACCACAAGTTTGGCAATGAGCAATCCACCTAA